TTCGCGTACCACCCGGTGGGTTACCTGCAGATCGCGCCCGACGCCATGCACGACGACGTCGCGCAGATCTACGCACAGCAACGCGCGATCGGCTACACCTCCGAGCTGGTCGAGGGCGAACGCGACTGCCGAGCGTACCTCGAGGGGATGTTCGCCGACTGGCAGGCGCCCGGTATCTCCGTGGTGCTGCACGAGAAGCGCGGCGGTTACGCGAACAACATGGCCTCGCTGCGTGGCCTGGCCGCGAAGGCGACCGCCGCCGGCGCGACCATCGCGACCGGAGTGCAGGTCACCGGTCTCACCTTCGGCGGCGAGGCGGTGTGCGGCGTCCACACCGCCGCCGGCGAGATCCGCTGCGAGCACCTCGTCGTCGCGGCCGGCCCGTGGGTGCGCGACGTCTGGTCGATGCTCGACCTGCCCGCCAGCATCCCGGTGACCATGCCGGACGGCACCATGCACGACGACGCGCCGATGTGGACGTACTGGGCACTTCAGGAGGGCACGCTCGGTGTGGACCCGAGCACGTTCACCGACAACGGCGGCAACCTGCCCCCTGTCGTGCACGTGGACTCGTCCGAACCGCTCTACGACGACGTCGACGGCACCCTGATCACCGACCAGATGTGGGGCGTCTACTACAAGCCCGACTTCTCCTTCGGCGGCGTTCAGGGCGGCGCCTCGCCGCAGCGCCTCGTGCAGCCGGCCGCGGACGTCGCCGTCGACCCGTACGGCCCGGAGAGCCCGGAGTTCGTCGTCGGCGACGACTTCGTCCGGATGTGGACGTCCGCGCTCGCGCACTGCCACAAGCGGTTCCAGGGCATGCGCCCGGCGTACCTCGACGAGCCGTCGGGGGGCATTGGCGCATTCACCCCGGACAGCTTCCCGGTGTTCGACACGTTCCGGCAGAACGCGTACGTGATCGCCGACTCCAACCACGGCTACAAGATGATCGGCGTGGGCGCCCTCGTCGCCGACGAGCTGCTCGGCACTCCGCAGGCCCTGCTCGAACCGTTCCGGTTCTCCCGCTACGCGACCGGCGAGCTACACCCGACCAGCCACTCGCCGTTCCCCTGGAGCTAGCCCGCACAGCGGACCATTGGCCGGCATCTGGACCAACGTCCCTTCTGCCCACCCGCGGGCGCGCCCAAGGTGAAGCCACCATCGACAAAGGGGTCGGTCATGCGCGTTCGCGGCGTTGTCGTCGTTGCTGCCATGGCGGGCACGTTCTTCTGGCCGACGGCCGCCGACGCGGCCGTCATCACCTGTGACGGCCGGCGCGCGACGATCGTCGGCACCAGCCAGGACGAGGTCATCACCGGCACGCCACGCAGCGACGTGATCGCCGCGCGGGGCGGCAGCGACACGGTGTACGGCCGCGGCGGCAACGACCGCATCTGCGGCGGTTACGGCGCCGACCGGCTGAACGGCGGCCCCGACGACGACCGGCTGAACGGCGGGATGGATCGGATCTCCGAGACCGACGAGGAGACCAGCAGGACCGGCGACACGCTACGCGGAGGCAGCGGCTCCGACCGGCTGGTGCCAGGCCGCGACACCCGACCTGCGGACGACATCGGCTTCGACGCCATCGTCTGGGACACCTCGCCGCGCAAGGTCCGTATCGACATGGCCGCCGGCATCGCGACCGGCAACGGGCGCGACTCGTTCGACTCGCGCGCAGCGTGGGTGATCGGCTCCCCGTTCGGCGACACCATCGAGGGCAGCAACGGCCGCGACCGGATCGACGGCGACCGGGGGTCCGACGTCATCAGCGGCCGGCGCGGCAACGACCGCATCGTCACCGACCGCGGCACCGGCGAGACCGGCGGCAGGGATGTCGTGTCGGGCGGCCGCGACGACGACCAGATCACGTCCGGCGCCGGCCGTGACTACGTGCACGGCGGTCGCGGCGACGACGTCATCGACGACTTCGGCCGCAGCTCGGACCGGCTGTACGGCGGCAAAGGACGCGACTTCCTCATCGGCCAGCTGTGGACGGGCGAAAAACCGCAGGTGCTCTGGGGCGGCCCGGGCGTGGACCGGGTGAGCCTCTTCACCACGGCGCTCAACCCGGCGGCGTCGGCGTCGGAGGGCACCTGGAACATAGCGTCGGGCAGGCTCGTCTTCGAGCTCGACCAACCGGTCGTCGCGACCGTGGGCAGCTTCCGCGACGCCGACCTGTCGTCGTACGGCACCACGTGGGTGGTCAGGGGCACCGACCACGCCGACAACCTCAACGCGGCGGGGACCGCGGGCACCACGTTCCGTACACTCGGCGGCGACGACAGCTTCTTCGGCTCCGCCTCCGACGACGTGTTCGACGGCGGCCCCGGCACCGACCACTCCCTCGGCATGGGCGTCGGCGACGACACGTGCATCAGCGTCGAACAGGACGACCAACCCGCCGACTGCGAGACGGTGCTCCCCTGAGCGCCTAGGCTGACCGCATGGCTACCTGGGACGACGTACGCGACATCGTGGCCAAGCTGCCGGAGACGACCGAGTCGGTCACCTACGGCGACGCGCTGTGCTGGCGGGTGCGGAAGAAGGGCTTCGTCTGGGAACGCCCGCTGCGCCGCAAGGACCTGGAGGCACTCGGCGACGCCTCACCCACTGGGCAGATCCTCGGCGCCTACGTGCCCGACCTCGGCGCGAAGGAAGCCCTCCTCGCCGACGAACCCGGCGTCTTCACGACGCCGCACTTCGACGACTACCCGGTCATCCTCATCCGGCTGGACGAGATCGCCGTGCCAGAGCTGCAGGAGATCGTCGTCGAGGCGTGGCTCGACCAGGCCCCGAAGCGGCTCACCCAGAGCTACCTGTCGTCGCGACCGTAGAAGTATTCTTTGGCGCTAACGTCAAACCTCGCTCGTGCGTCGTCATCAATAGTCGTAGGCCATCGGCTTGACGTCTTGGCGTAGCTGCCAGAGAATGCTGCCGATGGCTCGCCAAGTTCAGCGATCTGTGCGGCGTGAGCAGCTTGTCGCTGCTGCCGCGCGTGCGATCGGCAACCGTGGACTGGCCGGGCTGCGCGTCGCCGACGTGGCCGAGCAGGCCGGCGTCGTCCGCGGTTCGGTGCACTACTACTTCCCCGACCTCTCCGACCTGCTGCACGAGGTGTACCAGCAGTCAGTCGAACGGTTCTGCA
This portion of the Streptosporangiales bacterium genome encodes:
- a CDS encoding MmcQ/YjbR family DNA-binding protein; this translates as MATWDDVRDIVAKLPETTESVTYGDALCWRVRKKGFVWERPLRRKDLEALGDASPTGQILGAYVPDLGAKEALLADEPGVFTTPHFDDYPVILIRLDEIAVPELQEIVVEAWLDQAPKRLTQSYLSSRP
- a CDS encoding FAD-dependent oxidoreductase, with translation MAPKAARYVIIGAGIHGLSTAWHLARRLEATGKGNGSDVLVLDKHDIGAGASGVACGVIRNNYFQPAMRELMAHSVDVWESDPEAFAYHPVGYLQIAPDAMHDDVAQIYAQQRAIGYTSELVEGERDCRAYLEGMFADWQAPGISVVLHEKRGGYANNMASLRGLAAKATAAGATIATGVQVTGLTFGGEAVCGVHTAAGEIRCEHLVVAAGPWVRDVWSMLDLPASIPVTMPDGTMHDDAPMWTYWALQEGTLGVDPSTFTDNGGNLPPVVHVDSSEPLYDDVDGTLITDQMWGVYYKPDFSFGGVQGGASPQRLVQPAADVAVDPYGPESPEFVVGDDFVRMWTSALAHCHKRFQGMRPAYLDEPSGGIGAFTPDSFPVFDTFRQNAYVIADSNHGYKMIGVGALVADELLGTPQALLEPFRFSRYATGELHPTSHSPFPWS